The genomic interval CGTGCGGGTATCCGTCACCCGCGGGAGGAAAACTACGGGACCGGCCGATCCTGGAACAGCGGGCGGCGCGGAGCCGATCCGGCCCGCGCCGCGCCGGTCGTCCGTCAGCCGGGGGTGAGATTTCGCTCGGCGCGCGCGAGCGCGACGTGCACCGCGTCCCGGTCGCCCTGCAGCTGGAGTGGGTGCATGAGCACCGGCTCCAGCTCAGTGAGCAGTCGCCGCAGCGCCGCACGGCGCGACGAGGGCAGCATGCCACCGACGCTCCCGATCACGTTGACCATCCGCTCGGAGACCGTCACCTGTCCGGCCGCATAGCGCGCGATCTGCTCGAACGCGAGGCGTGTGAAATCGTCGAAGCCGGGAAGATTGGTGTGGATCGTCGCACCGTCCTCCGCGGACCGCATGCGCGGACGCCGGCGCTTCCCCAGCTCGAGCAGCAGCTCGCCCATCCGGTCAATCGAGTTCATCGCGGTGGTCGGATCATTGACACCGGGCGAAAGCGCCTTGGCCGCGATGTCGACCAGCTCGACGACAGCCAGCCGCACGTCCTGGTGCGGGGTACGGGACGCGCCGGTCGCGAACGCCCCGCGCGCCTTGTCGACCAGCGCCTCGTCCGCGTCCGAGGCCAGCGTGGCCAGCAGCGTGCCGGGATACACGTAGTCGCCGACCTGCACGTCCATCCGCACCGCGCACCCCGCATTGCGGCTCACGTCGAGCAACCGGCCCTCGTCCACCGCGGTGAGAAAGCCGGCGCCGGTCGCAAACACGCGTGTCCTGGGCCCGTCCGGAAAGGCCACGTCCTCCTCATCGTCGCGTCCGGTCCCGTCGGGCGTGTCCCCGAGCAGGTCCGGGTATTCTTCGCGAATCGTGTCCAGTGCCTCGCGCGTGACGGCGGACATGATCGTGTCGACCTGCAGGGAACGGGCGGCATGATCGATGTAGTAGATCAGGAAACCGATGCTGATGACAGCGAGCAGGCCGGCAAACGTGGTCGCCACCGCCGGCACGAACTCCTGCGACGGATCGTCGCTCGAGCGGATCGTACGCATCACGAGCAGCGAGTACACGTACGTGCCGATCATCACTGCGAGCACGAGCTGGTTGGCGCGGTCGGCCATGAAGGAGCGCAGCACGCGGGGTGTGAACTGGCTGCTCGCCAGCTGGAGCGCCACGACCGTGACCGAGAACACGACGCCGGTTACGGTGATGAGTGAGCCGGCGATCGCGTCCAGCACACCGCGCGCGCCTTCCGGCCCGCCCGTGAAGAGCCAGGCCAGGGCGCGGATGTCGGTGCCGCCGGGCAGCAGGTCGTCCGCCCGGACGAGCAGCTCGGCGGCGATGATTGCACCGAGCGTGAACAGTGCCGGCAGGAACCAGAGGCTGTCGTAGATGTTGCGCCACAGAGCGCGCAGCTTGGCGATCGGCACGATGCGTCCCCCCGTCGTAGTGGCCGGCCGGGTCGCAGGGAACGTGCCCTACACGACTCGCGCCGCCGGAGACGGGGCAACACCCGCCAGGGACGGTGGGACCGGAGGCCTATTCGCCGGTGATGCGGATCCTGGCGTCGACCGCGGTGCCGCCGCTCTCGAACACGACGAAGGGGTTGATGTCGAGCTCCACGATCTCCGGGTGTTTGCCGACCAGTCGGGACACGCGCTGGATGGTTTCCGCGAGCATTTCGCGGTCTGCGGGCGGCTCGCCGCGGATGCCGTCGAGCAGTCTGACGCCGCGGATCTGGTGCGTCATCTCGCGCGCATCGAGGTCCGTGAGCGGATGCACGCGGAAGACGACGTCGCGCAGCGCCTCCACGTGGATGCCGCCGAGCCCGAACATGAGGACGGGACCGAACCCGGGATCCAGGCTCATGCCGATGATCGTTTCCCGTCCCCCCCGCACGTACTGCTCGACCAGCACGCCTTCGATCGCGGCATCGGGCGCACTCGAGCGAACGCGCTGCATGATGCGGTCGAACGCGGCGCGCACGTCGTCGGTGGTCCGCAGGTCCAGCTCGACACCGCCCACATCCGTTTTGTGAACGATGTCGGGTGAAACGACCTTGAGCACCACCGGCAGGCCCAGCGTCGTGGCCGCTGCGACCGCTTCCTCGGCCGTCGTTGCGAGTCGCGATTCGACGACCGGGATTCCGGCCGCACGCAGCACGGTGCGCGCGTCGTCCGTGGACAGGTAACCGCCGCCGGCGGCGCGCTGCGCGGCGATGATGCGCGCAATGACGTCGTCGTGCATCTCGTACTCGACCACCGTGCCGACCGGTCGCCGCACCCAGCGGCTGTAGCGGACCATGGCGGCCAGCGCACGGGCCGCGCTTTCCGGGAAGATGTAGGCGGGCACGCCGACCTCC from Longimicrobiales bacterium carries:
- a CDS encoding DUF2254 domain-containing protein gives rise to the protein MPIAKLRALWRNIYDSLWFLPALFTLGAIIAAELLVRADDLLPGGTDIRALAWLFTGGPEGARGVLDAIAGSLITVTGVVFSVTVVALQLASSQFTPRVLRSFMADRANQLVLAVMIGTYVYSLLVMRTIRSSDDPSQEFVPAVATTFAGLLAVISIGFLIYYIDHAARSLQVDTIMSAVTREALDTIREEYPDLLGDTPDGTGRDDEEDVAFPDGPRTRVFATGAGFLTAVDEGRLLDVSRNAGCAVRMDVQVGDYVYPGTLLATLASDADEALVDKARGAFATGASRTPHQDVRLAVVELVDIAAKALSPGVNDPTTAMNSIDRMGELLLELGKRRRPRMRSAEDGATIHTNLPGFDDFTRLAFEQIARYAAGQVTVSERMVNVIGSVGGMLPSSRRAALRRLLTELEPVLMHPLQLQGDRDAVHVALARAERNLTPG